One part of the candidate division WOR-3 bacterium genome encodes these proteins:
- a CDS encoding C25 family cysteine peptidase, whose translation MIFILLLNLEIKITFNPLVKAETLENIIRFSGKRVEKFEPGLPDLPSYLIPIEVNPEFEYEVDYRIISKEIIKGNYEIERVKEIEDDGLSLRKVKKDYKIPFPDNIILNKGLSFIRYKPILSIILFPVRIKEEGIEIIKEIEIILKEKNKSKLKTREIPEDKKLKDFYKKVLFKTTEKEFLPLQSKINNFFEKTNLWLKIIINQNGIYYLTYEDIKNNLNISPENLDIKKIAIFTRLKALSDSPDSAEITPQKVPILFIDRAEENIFDEKDTLFFFAFTGTGYRVNNGKIEYYFHPYQDASIYFISFEGDSGKFMESIDGSPLYNLKIEKGIKVTRHENNFINLAKAGLRWVGETLKNDSLIFNLLKFKNPLPETANLKFSLVIREREKINQPPYLLKLFMNNNVIFQKNYYPPSAPYGEEIKIKTLLNLNPLFKVKIQGTINVDYLEIKYNSELKNLKDYFEFYFPPTNGKDISFNGTFRKKGKLFKILNPFNGYNITNFSFTNNSIIFNPGIENDTFMIMYSETPFHPLIKKFEGTELRKISGADMLIIAPKEFKNIFSKFILHRKENFYIDTLKIFNPVIEFVNINDIFEEFGFGIKDPVAIRNYLKYTYINYNPRPFYVLLAGKGTYDYKNYEGSASLNLVPPYEWGYGVDINNPPYTYDNFFVEFDGGAFDPDMVIGRIPAKSSSEIYEFLERIIFYETGNFESMFKNTVIGVADDTTGAGGNFDPINHTRQVTRVLNKLNNSIDKIAFYMIDYPFVQGRKPSATKDLLKYIEKGAGFFFFFIHGNPNQLAHEELLKLDDIDFISYNKKPSFILLGSCKTMNFDRPSGAIGEKWLMKNGIGALGSTYLTFPSENEYVIDNFFNKLSDYKKHTFGFISYLVSMGNKDYVFLGDPSTFYSLPPKSGTFLYIPDTIHFSYFSDTLFKFYGESDSLKVRFTENSEISIMKIEGTAKIESLYVHNNILYPLYRKGKLLFQGISRNKNLESKFYFAIPYVNSNLLKVTVLNTSPQGEISYRDSIPAKISKKEKVDLNPPEIKISIDGRELKDGDTLPPNFSLFIEIKDESGINLAVDTITLRIGSFKEALNDFFYYKPNSFNEGFINYQVKNLPGGKTILTLSAYDLFHNRKSLSRNIFIETESTSELKISDIIPYPNPASDFVFIGFKNNKRGLFKLKIYTMRGVKIFETSELFFSEGFNSIKWKIDEKLTNGLYFFVLEARELEGAKKIRKRGKIIVFR comes from the coding sequence CCCTTCCCAGATAACATAATTTTAAATAAGGGTTTATCCTTTATAAGGTATAAACCTATCCTTTCAATTATACTATTTCCTGTAAGAATAAAAGAAGAAGGTATAGAAATAATAAAGGAAATTGAGATTATTTTAAAAGAAAAGAATAAAAGTAAATTAAAAACAAGGGAAATTCCTGAAGATAAAAAATTAAAAGATTTTTATAAAAAAGTTCTTTTTAAGACAACAGAAAAAGAATTTTTACCCTTGCAAAGTAAAATAAACAATTTTTTTGAAAAAACAAACTTATGGTTAAAAATTATTATAAACCAAAATGGAATATACTATCTAACTTACGAAGATATAAAAAATAATCTAAATATTTCTCCGGAAAATCTTGATATTAAAAAAATAGCAATCTTTACAAGATTAAAAGCATTAAGTGATTCACCTGATTCAGCTGAAATAACTCCCCAAAAAGTTCCTATTTTATTTATAGATAGAGCTGAAGAAAATATTTTTGATGAAAAGGACACGCTATTTTTCTTTGCCTTTACTGGAACAGGTTATAGAGTAAATAATGGAAAAATTGAATACTATTTTCATCCATATCAAGATGCCTCTATATATTTTATTTCCTTTGAAGGTGATTCAGGAAAATTTATGGAATCAATTGATGGTTCACCCTTATATAACTTAAAAATTGAAAAAGGAATTAAAGTTACAAGACATGAAAATAACTTTATAAACCTTGCAAAGGCAGGTTTAAGATGGGTTGGGGAAACTTTAAAAAATGATTCTTTAATTTTCAATCTTTTAAAATTTAAAAATCCCTTACCTGAAACTGCAAATTTAAAATTCAGTCTTGTGATAAGGGAAAGGGAAAAAATAAATCAGCCACCTTACCTTTTAAAACTTTTTATGAATAATAATGTAATATTCCAGAAAAATTATTATCCACCCTCAGCACCCTATGGAGAGGAGATAAAAATAAAAACCCTTCTGAATCTAAATCCCCTCTTTAAAGTTAAAATTCAGGGAACAATAAATGTTGATTATCTTGAAATTAAATACAATTCAGAACTTAAAAATTTAAAGGATTATTTTGAATTCTATTTTCCTCCCACAAATGGAAAAGATATTTCCTTTAATGGAACATTCAGAAAGAAAGGGAAATTATTTAAAATTTTAAATCCTTTTAATGGGTATAATATTACTAATTTTTCTTTTACTAATAATTCAATAATTTTTAATCCAGGGATTGAAAATGATACTTTTATGATTATGTATTCTGAAACTCCTTTTCATCCATTAATTAAAAAATTTGAAGGAACAGAATTAAGAAAAATTTCAGGTGCTGATATGCTTATTATAGCTCCTAAGGAATTTAAAAATATTTTTTCTAAATTTATCCTTCACAGAAAAGAAAACTTTTACATTGATACATTGAAAATTTTTAATCCAGTAATTGAATTTGTAAACATAAATGATATTTTTGAAGAATTCGGATTTGGAATAAAAGACCCTGTAGCGATAAGAAACTATCTGAAATATACATATATAAATTACAATCCACGTCCTTTTTATGTCCTTTTAGCAGGTAAGGGAACATACGATTATAAAAACTATGAAGGTTCAGCTTCCCTTAATTTAGTTCCTCCTTACGAATGGGGTTACGGAGTTGATATAAATAACCCACCCTATACCTATGATAACTTTTTTGTAGAATTTGATGGAGGTGCCTTTGATCCTGATATGGTTATTGGAAGAATACCTGCAAAAAGCTCTTCTGAAATCTATGAATTTCTTGAAAGGATCATCTTCTATGAAACCGGAAATTTTGAAAGTATGTTTAAAAACACTGTAATTGGTGTTGCAGATGATACAACGGGTGCAGGTGGAAATTTTGATCCAATAAATCATACAAGACAGGTGACAAGAGTTCTTAATAAACTCAATAATTCTATTGATAAAATCGCCTTTTATATGATTGATTATCCCTTTGTTCAGGGAAGAAAGCCATCTGCAACAAAGGACTTGCTTAAATACATTGAAAAGGGAGCCGGATTTTTCTTTTTCTTTATACATGGGAACCCAAATCAGCTTGCTCATGAAGAATTATTAAAGCTTGATGATATTGATTTTATAAGTTATAACAAAAAGCCCTCTTTTATTCTTCTTGGTTCCTGTAAAACAATGAATTTTGATAGACCAAGTGGTGCAATTGGAGAAAAATGGCTCATGAAAAATGGAATAGGTGCCCTTGGTTCAACCTATCTAACTTTCCCCAGTGAAAATGAGTATGTGATTGACAACTTTTTTAATAAATTATCTGATTATAAAAAACATACCTTTGGTTTTATTTCATACCTTGTATCAATGGGAAATAAAGATTATGTATTTCTTGGAGACCCTTCTACCTTTTATTCTTTACCTCCAAAAAGTGGAACTTTCCTCTATATTCCTGATACGATACACTTTTCCTATTTTTCTGATACTCTATTTAAATTCTATGGGGAATCTGATTCTCTTAAAGTTAGATTTACAGAAAATTCTGAAATAAGTATTATGAAAATAGAAGGGACAGCAAAAATTGAAAGTTTATATGTTCATAACAATATTTTATATCCTCTTTATAGAAAAGGAAAACTTCTTTTCCAGGGAATATCAAGAAACAAAAATCTTGAAAGTAAATTTTATTTTGCAATTCCCTATGTTAATTCTAATCTATTAAAAGTTACAGTTTTAAATACCTCTCCTCAGGGAGAAATTTCTTACAGAGATTCAATACCTGCAAAAATTTCTAAAAAAGAGAAAGTTGATTTAAATCCACCTGAAATTAAAATCTCTATTGATGGAAGGGAACTTAAAGATGGGGATACACTTCCACCAAACTTTAGCCTATTTATAGAAATAAAGGATGAAAGTGGTATAAATTTAGCAGTGGATACAATAACTTTAAGAATTGGTTCCTTTAAGGAAGCACTGAATGACTTTTTTTATTACAAACCCAATAGCTTTAATGAAGGCTTTATAAACTATCAAGTTAAAAACCTACCAGGTGGTAAAACAATTTTAACTCTTTCAGCCTATGACCTTTTTCATAACAGGAAAAGTTTATCAAGAAATATATTTATAGAAACAGAAAGCACTTCAGAGCTAAAAATTAGTGATATTATTCCATATCCAAATCCTGCTTCAGATTTTGTATTTATAGGATTTAAAAACAATAAAAGGGGACTTTTTAAATTAAAAATATATACTATGAGAGGAGTAAAAATTTTTGAAACTTCAGAATTATTTTTTTCAGAGGGTTTCAATTCAATAAAATGGAAAATAGATGAAAAACTTACAAATGGACTTTATTTCTTTGTTCTTGAAGCAAGGGAGCTTGAAGGTGCTAAAAAAATAAGAAAGAGGGGGAAAATAATTGTTTTTAGGTAA